The Parambassis ranga chromosome 1, fParRan2.1, whole genome shotgun sequence genome includes a region encoding these proteins:
- the LOC114434390 gene encoding uncharacterized protein LOC114434390 has product MSGAMNFKNCGSVLVTGASRGLGLQIVHSLASGGFTPGRIIATSRNPANAQKLQELAEKYPNIHIVPLDVVSQKSIEKCAEDVGQLLQEEGLNCLINNAGINVVADFESVTAEKMIENFHTNSVAPLMITKAFLPLLKRAASRGEAQGSKLMGIQRAAVINMSSLLGSVELTWGDRANTFRWYPYRTSKSALNMVSRCMAVDLEPDGILCMAVHPGWVRTDMGGPQAPLSTEDSVSAVLSVIGGLTEKDHGSFLNFTGEKLPW; this is encoded by the exons ATGAGTGGAGCCATGAACTTCAAAAACTGCGGTTCTGTGCTGGTGACGGGAGCCAGCCGAGGACTCGGGCTGCAGATAGTCCACAGTCTGGCCAGTGGGGGTTTCACACCTGGCAGGATCATCGCCACGAGCAGGAACCCCGCCAACGCACAA AAACTTCAGGAACTGGCAGAGAAATACCCCAACATCCACATTGTTCCTCTGG atgttgTGAGCCAGAAAAGCATAGAGAAGTGTGCAGAAGATGTGGGTCAGCTGCTACAAGAGGAAGGTCTGAACTGCCTCATCAACAATGCAGGGATCAACGTGGTGGCTGACTTTGAATCAGTTACTGCTGAGAAGATGATAGAAAACTTCCACACCAATTCTGTGGCTCCTCTAATGATCACCAAg GCCTTTCTGCCACTGTTAAAACGTGCTGCTTCCAGAGGAGAAGCACAAGGCTCAAAACTGATGGGAATCCAGAGAGCAGCTGTTATTAACATGTCCTCTCTGCTGGGCTCTGTGGAGCTCACCTGGGGTGACCGGGCCAACACCTTTAGATGGTACCCCTATAGAACATCCAAG AGTGCACTCAACATGGTGAGTCGTTGTATGGCTGTCGACCTGGAGCCTGATGGGATTCTGTGCATGGCTGTACACCCCGGCTGGGTCCGCACTGACATGGGAGGGCCTCAG GCTCCACTGAGTACTGAGGACAGTGTGTctgctgtcctgtctgtgaTAGGTGGCCTGACTGAAAAGGATCATGGGTCATTTTTGAACTTTACAGGAGAGAAGTTGCCTTGGTGA
- the patl1 gene encoding protein PAT1 homolog 1 isoform X3 produces the protein MFRFQSLDDDCTLEEEDEGHVEEEDEIDQFNDDTFGAGAIDDDWQEEHKRLAELDERDGLGAGLGGGGLGGESDLGGADLSSSACRLPPPPSLSALGFSSSSSGLPPQDAEDRAGEGDLAESLARLILDADPAIAGVGAAERPGPPPGSSGPGLSALHRLDQARALPQPSSIPHPSQAHQHPHHTQHQLPAGPSTSGLPPPSSMLSYQQQQHLMRRGPAPMGQMNSHSIWENSMGFGPVSVAPGLVTHMEDSPLMSIIKEVGLPKRPPQGRNDEGRDLSERVPPPRSSSPVIGSPPVRAIPIGTPPKQPMSHALNHQIHHPTAVHVRAPVQHRYPTPFPERLSPNTLLNIANSPLCRGPFPPGVGPVLSQIQRAQLLNSQVAGFPRGGPAPPLLPGSGGFRPFFGGPPPPHGHRMGPPPPHGPPNHTPPIRHNTTHLHPQHRRMLTQRMQSRGGDRGRTGGDRRSRDPYSNLMTQKEKEWVTKIQMMQLQSTDPYLDDYYYQNYYEKMEKRQEKETDSSKKEHTTKLITPQVAKVEHTYRPVQFAGSLGKLTVSSVNNPRKMIDAVVTTRTDDEEKREKQVWNKRRQILYTVEKMYSLLLEVQDFEKRFVQAPEEDRESLLEQHKNNTVQLCNSLREKEWEDRVSDEQCVMIMSVRKGKRLISRILPFLPAPQAAAVVMAIARNLPALAKKDKQDQVLCWLVEPVSAVIQSLSSSTLTDLLQDLQGSEGQLASVLHNKFGVTLLYLILSEGERMQSSDPNCQLMDDNRWTELVFSVTRELLSVPSSSLSPPLFVPPNLLSLFSRYVDRQRLELLQDKLQISDLSR, from the exons ATGTTCCGATTTCAG TCCCTGGATGATGACTGTACgttggaggaggaagacgagggaCACgtagaggaggaagatgaaatCGATCAGTTCAATGATGACACATTTGGTGCTGGTGCTATCG ATGACGACTGGCAGGAGGAACACAAGCGGCTCGCTGAGCTTGACGAGCGGGACGGGCTGGGAGCGGGCCTGGGCGGAGGGGGTTTGGGAGGAGAGTCTGATTTAGGTGGAGCTGATCTCTCGTCCTCTGCCTGCcgtctccctcctccaccctccctctctgcGCTGGgcttctcctcatcttcctctggaCTGCCTCCACAag ATGCGGAGGATCGAGCAGGGGAAGGTGACCTGGCTGAGTCACTGGCCAGACTCATCCTGGATGCTGACCCAGCCATCGCTGGTGTTGGAGCTGCGGAGAGGCCCGGTCCACCTCCGGGCTCTTCAGGACCTGGTCTATCTGCTCTTCACAGGCTGGACCAGGCCAGAGCCCTACCACAGCCCTCCTCCATCCCACACCCAAGTCAGGCACACCAGCATCCCCATCACACCCAGCACCAGCTGCCTGCTGGACCCTCCACTTCAG GCCTTCCTCCACCCTCATCCATGCTCAGctaccaacagcagcagcacctgatGCGCAGAGGCCCCGCTCCGATGGGCCAG ATGAACTCTCACAGTATCTGGGAGAACAGTATGGGTTTCGGGCCGGTCAGTGTCGCTCCTGGTCTGGTTACACACATGGAG GATAGTCCACTTATGTCTATAATCAAAGAGGTGGGCCTTCCTAAACGACCTCCTCAGGGCAGGAATGATGAAGGCCGGGACCTGTCAGAGAGGGTTCCACCGCCGCGCTCCTCATCCCCTGTGATTGGCTCTCCTCCTGTCAGGGCAATTCCTATTGGGACGCCACCCAAACAGCCAATGAGCCACGCCCTGAATCACCAG atccacCATCCCACGGCGGTTCATGTGAGAGCCCCAGTCCAGCACAGATACCCTACTCCTTTCCCTGAGCGTCTGTCACCCAACACCCTCCTCAACATAGCT aacTCCCCTCTGTGTCGTGGGCCATTCCCCCCCGGTGTTGGTCCTGTTCTGTCTCAAATCCAACGGGCTCAGCTGCTCAACTCTCAG gTGGCCGGTTTTCCCCGTGGCGGCCCGGCCCCTCCGTTGTTACCCGGCAGTGGAGGTTTCAGGCCGTTTTTCGGgggccctcctcctccacacggCCATCGAATGGGGCCACCGCCGCCTCATGGTCCTCCTAATCACACACCCCCCATCCGACACAACACCACCCACCTCCATCCTCAGCACCGCCGCATGCTCACCCAGCGCATGCAGAGCCGAGGagg GGACCGTGGCAGGACTGGAGGGGACCGGCGCAGCAGAGACCCCTACAGTAACCTGATGACTCAGAAGGAGAAGGAATGGGTCACCAAGATCCAGAtgatgcagctgcagagcaCTGACCCCTACCTGGATGACTACTACTACCAG aactaCTATGAAAAAATGGAGAAGCGTCAGGAaaaggagacagacagcagcaagaAGGAGCACACCACCAAGCTCATCACTCCACAGGTGGCCAAGGTGGAGCACACCTACAGACCGG ttcaGTTTGCAGGCTCTCTGGGTAAACTCACCGTTTCCAGTGTTAACAACCCCCGAAAGATGATCGACGCTGTGGTGACCACCCGCACCGATGACGAG GAGAAGCGAGAGAAGCAGGTCTGGAATAAGAGGCGGCAGATCCTCTACACTGTGGAGAAG atgtacagcctgctgctggaggtccAGGACTTCGAGAAGCGTTTCGTCCAGGCACcggaggaggacagggagtctctgctggagcagcataaaaacaacacGGTGCAGCTGTGCAACTCTCTGCGGGAGAAGGAGTGGGAGGACCG AGTCAGTGACGAACAGTGTGTGATGATCATGTCTGTGAGGAAGGGCAAGCGCCTCATCTCCAGGATCCTTCCCTTCCTGCCGGCACCCCAGGCTGCCGCCGTTGTCATGGCGATTGCCCGCAACCTCCCTGCGTTAGCCAAGAAGGACAAACAGGACCAG gtgCTGTGTTGGCTGGTGGAACCAGTTTCTGCAGTGATCCAGTCTCTGTCGAGCTCCACCCTCACAGATTTGCTCCAGGACCTTCAGGGCAGCGAGGGTCAGCTGGCCTCAGTACTGCACAACAag TTCGGTGTGACGCTGCTGTATCTGATCCtgagtgaaggagagaggatGCAAAGCTCCGACCCCAACTGTCAGCTCATGGACGACAATCGATg GACTGAGTTGGTGTTTTCAGTGACGAGGGAGCTGCTCAGCGTCCCGTCCTCGTCCCTCTCTCCGCCCCTCTTTGTCCCTCCCAACCTGCTCTCACTATTCTCACGTTATGTTGATCGGCAGAGGCTGGAGCTGTTACAGGACAAGCTACA GATCTCTGATTTGTCCAGGTAG
- the patl1 gene encoding protein PAT1 homolog 1 isoform X1, which produces MFRFQSLDDDCTLEEEDEGHVEEEDEIDQFNDDTFGAGAIDDDWQEEHKRLAELDERDGLGAGLGGGGLGGESDLGGADLSSSACRLPPPPSLSALGFSSSSSGLPPQDAEDRAGEGDLAESLARLILDADPAIAGVGAAERPGPPPGSSGPGLSALHRLDQARALPQPSSIPHPSQAHQHPHHTQHQLPAGPSTSGLPPPSSMLSYQQQQHLMRRGPAPMGQMNSHSIWENSMGFGPVSVAPGLVTHMEDSPLMSIIKEVGLPKRPPQGRNDEGRDLSERVPPPRSSSPVIGSPPVRAIPIGTPPKQPMSHALNHQIHHPTAVHVRAPVQHRYPTPFPERLSPNTLLNIANSPLCRGPFPPGVGPVLSQIQRAQLLNSQVAGFPRGGPAPPLLPGSGGFRPFFGGPPPPHGHRMGPPPPHGPPNHTPPIRHNTTHLHPQHRRMLTQRMQSRGGDRGRTGGDRRSRDPYSNLMTQKEKEWVTKIQMMQLQSTDPYLDDYYYQNYYEKMEKRQEKETDSSKKEHTTKLITPQVAKVEHTYRPVQFAGSLGKLTVSSVNNPRKMIDAVVTTRTDDEVCWHSVVCEKREKQVWNKRRQILYTVEKMYSLLLEVQDFEKRFVQAPEEDRESLLEQHKNNTVQLCNSLREKEWEDRVSDEQCVMIMSVRKGKRLISRILPFLPAPQAAAVVMAIARNLPALAKKDKQDQVLCWLVEPVSAVIQSLSSSTLTDLLQDLQGSEGQLASVLHNKFGVTLLYLILSEGERMQSSDPNCQLMDDNRWTELVFSVTRELLSVPSSSLSPPLFVPPNLLSLFSRYVDRQRLELLQDKLQISDLSR; this is translated from the exons ATGTTCCGATTTCAG TCCCTGGATGATGACTGTACgttggaggaggaagacgagggaCACgtagaggaggaagatgaaatCGATCAGTTCAATGATGACACATTTGGTGCTGGTGCTATCG ATGACGACTGGCAGGAGGAACACAAGCGGCTCGCTGAGCTTGACGAGCGGGACGGGCTGGGAGCGGGCCTGGGCGGAGGGGGTTTGGGAGGAGAGTCTGATTTAGGTGGAGCTGATCTCTCGTCCTCTGCCTGCcgtctccctcctccaccctccctctctgcGCTGGgcttctcctcatcttcctctggaCTGCCTCCACAag ATGCGGAGGATCGAGCAGGGGAAGGTGACCTGGCTGAGTCACTGGCCAGACTCATCCTGGATGCTGACCCAGCCATCGCTGGTGTTGGAGCTGCGGAGAGGCCCGGTCCACCTCCGGGCTCTTCAGGACCTGGTCTATCTGCTCTTCACAGGCTGGACCAGGCCAGAGCCCTACCACAGCCCTCCTCCATCCCACACCCAAGTCAGGCACACCAGCATCCCCATCACACCCAGCACCAGCTGCCTGCTGGACCCTCCACTTCAG GCCTTCCTCCACCCTCATCCATGCTCAGctaccaacagcagcagcacctgatGCGCAGAGGCCCCGCTCCGATGGGCCAG ATGAACTCTCACAGTATCTGGGAGAACAGTATGGGTTTCGGGCCGGTCAGTGTCGCTCCTGGTCTGGTTACACACATGGAG GATAGTCCACTTATGTCTATAATCAAAGAGGTGGGCCTTCCTAAACGACCTCCTCAGGGCAGGAATGATGAAGGCCGGGACCTGTCAGAGAGGGTTCCACCGCCGCGCTCCTCATCCCCTGTGATTGGCTCTCCTCCTGTCAGGGCAATTCCTATTGGGACGCCACCCAAACAGCCAATGAGCCACGCCCTGAATCACCAG atccacCATCCCACGGCGGTTCATGTGAGAGCCCCAGTCCAGCACAGATACCCTACTCCTTTCCCTGAGCGTCTGTCACCCAACACCCTCCTCAACATAGCT aacTCCCCTCTGTGTCGTGGGCCATTCCCCCCCGGTGTTGGTCCTGTTCTGTCTCAAATCCAACGGGCTCAGCTGCTCAACTCTCAG gTGGCCGGTTTTCCCCGTGGCGGCCCGGCCCCTCCGTTGTTACCCGGCAGTGGAGGTTTCAGGCCGTTTTTCGGgggccctcctcctccacacggCCATCGAATGGGGCCACCGCCGCCTCATGGTCCTCCTAATCACACACCCCCCATCCGACACAACACCACCCACCTCCATCCTCAGCACCGCCGCATGCTCACCCAGCGCATGCAGAGCCGAGGagg GGACCGTGGCAGGACTGGAGGGGACCGGCGCAGCAGAGACCCCTACAGTAACCTGATGACTCAGAAGGAGAAGGAATGGGTCACCAAGATCCAGAtgatgcagctgcagagcaCTGACCCCTACCTGGATGACTACTACTACCAG aactaCTATGAAAAAATGGAGAAGCGTCAGGAaaaggagacagacagcagcaagaAGGAGCACACCACCAAGCTCATCACTCCACAGGTGGCCAAGGTGGAGCACACCTACAGACCGG ttcaGTTTGCAGGCTCTCTGGGTAAACTCACCGTTTCCAGTGTTAACAACCCCCGAAAGATGATCGACGCTGTGGTGACCACCCGCACCGATGACGAGGTCTGTTGGCACTCTGTTGTCTGT GAGAAGCGAGAGAAGCAGGTCTGGAATAAGAGGCGGCAGATCCTCTACACTGTGGAGAAG atgtacagcctgctgctggaggtccAGGACTTCGAGAAGCGTTTCGTCCAGGCACcggaggaggacagggagtctctgctggagcagcataaaaacaacacGGTGCAGCTGTGCAACTCTCTGCGGGAGAAGGAGTGGGAGGACCG AGTCAGTGACGAACAGTGTGTGATGATCATGTCTGTGAGGAAGGGCAAGCGCCTCATCTCCAGGATCCTTCCCTTCCTGCCGGCACCCCAGGCTGCCGCCGTTGTCATGGCGATTGCCCGCAACCTCCCTGCGTTAGCCAAGAAGGACAAACAGGACCAG gtgCTGTGTTGGCTGGTGGAACCAGTTTCTGCAGTGATCCAGTCTCTGTCGAGCTCCACCCTCACAGATTTGCTCCAGGACCTTCAGGGCAGCGAGGGTCAGCTGGCCTCAGTACTGCACAACAag TTCGGTGTGACGCTGCTGTATCTGATCCtgagtgaaggagagaggatGCAAAGCTCCGACCCCAACTGTCAGCTCATGGACGACAATCGATg GACTGAGTTGGTGTTTTCAGTGACGAGGGAGCTGCTCAGCGTCCCGTCCTCGTCCCTCTCTCCGCCCCTCTTTGTCCCTCCCAACCTGCTCTCACTATTCTCACGTTATGTTGATCGGCAGAGGCTGGAGCTGTTACAGGACAAGCTACA GATCTCTGATTTGTCCAGGTAG
- the patl1 gene encoding protein PAT1 homolog 1 isoform X2, with product MFRFQSLDDDCTLEEEDEGHVEEEDEIDQFNDDTFGAGAIDDDWQEEHKRLAELDERDGLGAGLGGGGLGGESDLGGADLSSSACRLPPPPSLSALGFSSSSSGLPPQDAEDRAGEGDLAESLARLILDADPAIAGVGAAERPGPPPGSSGPGLSALHRLDQARALPQPSSIPHPSQAHQHPHHTQHQLPAGPSTSGLPPPSSMLSYQQQQHLMRRGPAPMGQMNSHSIWENSMGFGPVSVAPGLVTHMEDSPLMSIIKEVGLPKRPPQGRNDEGRDLSERVPPPRSSSPVIGSPPVRAIPIGTPPKQPMSHALNHQIHHPTAVHVRAPVQHRYPTPFPERLSPNTLLNIANSPLCRGPFPPGVGPVLSQIQRAQLLNSQVAGFPRGGPAPPLLPGSGGFRPFFGGPPPPHGHRMGPPPPHGPPNHTPPIRHNTTHLHPQHRRMLTQRMQSRGGDRGRTGGDRRSRDPYSNLMTQKEKEWVTKIQMMQLQSTDPYLDDYYYQNYYEKMEKRQEKETDSSKKEHTTKLITPQVAKVEHTYRPVQFAGSLGKLTVSSVNNPRKMIDAVVTTRTDDEVCWHSVVCEKREKQVWNKRRQILYTVEKMYSLLLEVQDFEKRFVQAPEEDRESLLEQHKNNTVQLCNSLREKEWEDRVSDEQCVMIMSVRKGKRLISRILPFLPAPQAAAVVMAIARNLPALAKKDKQDQVLCWLVEPVSAVIQSLSSSTLTDLLQDLQGSEGQLASVLHNKFGVTLLYLILSEGERMQSSDPNCQLMDDNRWTELVFSVTRELLSVPSSSLSPPLFVPPNLLSLFSRYVDRQRLELLQDKLQ from the exons ATGTTCCGATTTCAG TCCCTGGATGATGACTGTACgttggaggaggaagacgagggaCACgtagaggaggaagatgaaatCGATCAGTTCAATGATGACACATTTGGTGCTGGTGCTATCG ATGACGACTGGCAGGAGGAACACAAGCGGCTCGCTGAGCTTGACGAGCGGGACGGGCTGGGAGCGGGCCTGGGCGGAGGGGGTTTGGGAGGAGAGTCTGATTTAGGTGGAGCTGATCTCTCGTCCTCTGCCTGCcgtctccctcctccaccctccctctctgcGCTGGgcttctcctcatcttcctctggaCTGCCTCCACAag ATGCGGAGGATCGAGCAGGGGAAGGTGACCTGGCTGAGTCACTGGCCAGACTCATCCTGGATGCTGACCCAGCCATCGCTGGTGTTGGAGCTGCGGAGAGGCCCGGTCCACCTCCGGGCTCTTCAGGACCTGGTCTATCTGCTCTTCACAGGCTGGACCAGGCCAGAGCCCTACCACAGCCCTCCTCCATCCCACACCCAAGTCAGGCACACCAGCATCCCCATCACACCCAGCACCAGCTGCCTGCTGGACCCTCCACTTCAG GCCTTCCTCCACCCTCATCCATGCTCAGctaccaacagcagcagcacctgatGCGCAGAGGCCCCGCTCCGATGGGCCAG ATGAACTCTCACAGTATCTGGGAGAACAGTATGGGTTTCGGGCCGGTCAGTGTCGCTCCTGGTCTGGTTACACACATGGAG GATAGTCCACTTATGTCTATAATCAAAGAGGTGGGCCTTCCTAAACGACCTCCTCAGGGCAGGAATGATGAAGGCCGGGACCTGTCAGAGAGGGTTCCACCGCCGCGCTCCTCATCCCCTGTGATTGGCTCTCCTCCTGTCAGGGCAATTCCTATTGGGACGCCACCCAAACAGCCAATGAGCCACGCCCTGAATCACCAG atccacCATCCCACGGCGGTTCATGTGAGAGCCCCAGTCCAGCACAGATACCCTACTCCTTTCCCTGAGCGTCTGTCACCCAACACCCTCCTCAACATAGCT aacTCCCCTCTGTGTCGTGGGCCATTCCCCCCCGGTGTTGGTCCTGTTCTGTCTCAAATCCAACGGGCTCAGCTGCTCAACTCTCAG gTGGCCGGTTTTCCCCGTGGCGGCCCGGCCCCTCCGTTGTTACCCGGCAGTGGAGGTTTCAGGCCGTTTTTCGGgggccctcctcctccacacggCCATCGAATGGGGCCACCGCCGCCTCATGGTCCTCCTAATCACACACCCCCCATCCGACACAACACCACCCACCTCCATCCTCAGCACCGCCGCATGCTCACCCAGCGCATGCAGAGCCGAGGagg GGACCGTGGCAGGACTGGAGGGGACCGGCGCAGCAGAGACCCCTACAGTAACCTGATGACTCAGAAGGAGAAGGAATGGGTCACCAAGATCCAGAtgatgcagctgcagagcaCTGACCCCTACCTGGATGACTACTACTACCAG aactaCTATGAAAAAATGGAGAAGCGTCAGGAaaaggagacagacagcagcaagaAGGAGCACACCACCAAGCTCATCACTCCACAGGTGGCCAAGGTGGAGCACACCTACAGACCGG ttcaGTTTGCAGGCTCTCTGGGTAAACTCACCGTTTCCAGTGTTAACAACCCCCGAAAGATGATCGACGCTGTGGTGACCACCCGCACCGATGACGAGGTCTGTTGGCACTCTGTTGTCTGT GAGAAGCGAGAGAAGCAGGTCTGGAATAAGAGGCGGCAGATCCTCTACACTGTGGAGAAG atgtacagcctgctgctggaggtccAGGACTTCGAGAAGCGTTTCGTCCAGGCACcggaggaggacagggagtctctgctggagcagcataaaaacaacacGGTGCAGCTGTGCAACTCTCTGCGGGAGAAGGAGTGGGAGGACCG AGTCAGTGACGAACAGTGTGTGATGATCATGTCTGTGAGGAAGGGCAAGCGCCTCATCTCCAGGATCCTTCCCTTCCTGCCGGCACCCCAGGCTGCCGCCGTTGTCATGGCGATTGCCCGCAACCTCCCTGCGTTAGCCAAGAAGGACAAACAGGACCAG gtgCTGTGTTGGCTGGTGGAACCAGTTTCTGCAGTGATCCAGTCTCTGTCGAGCTCCACCCTCACAGATTTGCTCCAGGACCTTCAGGGCAGCGAGGGTCAGCTGGCCTCAGTACTGCACAACAag TTCGGTGTGACGCTGCTGTATCTGATCCtgagtgaaggagagaggatGCAAAGCTCCGACCCCAACTGTCAGCTCATGGACGACAATCGATg GACTGAGTTGGTGTTTTCAGTGACGAGGGAGCTGCTCAGCGTCCCGTCCTCGTCCCTCTCTCCGCCCCTCTTTGTCCCTCCCAACCTGCTCTCACTATTCTCACGTTATGTTGATCGGCAGAGGCTGGAGCTGTTACAGGACAAGCTACAGtga
- the LOC114434130 gene encoding uncharacterized protein LOC114434130, with product MVQCQLCTLDHLMESGFGRPFPRHGLQLLFWFANHCVTFELVHSVSIMKLVSACEPESGHFGFHLFGNIEELLPVLRRRNKKKRQVVYFVVGNLNTETYPASANLPAYVRENYGAYGDYNIDRIIISYHVQTRVVETLYVTEHDGAAYGRFRHDRTYDISSELVRTLQSTQLDVSNFLTWMGYYGDTQMVPNTETTTYYPESSVQTYSGYTASRPQSIEFRYFTYAEHINRNYYNYHQNVHDVYYLEGLVDRKYHGAWRETPSYWPSCWESYKRAFEEAKKRGGGGGGGPSFFKLLLGAAVLYLAAKCVSWCLRGCWEDDGQEAILHRIPWRSPWSPQRSPCLQRPHVMLDYVY from the exons ATGGTTCAGTGCCAGCTCTGCACTCTGGACCACCTGATGGAGTCGGGCTTTGGTCGTCCTTTTCCACGACATggcctccagctgctgttctggtTCGCTAACCACTGCGTGACCTTTGAACTCGTCCACTCTGTGAGCATCATGAAG CTGGTGTCTGCCTGTGAACCAGAGAGCGGCCACTTCGGCTTCCACCTGTTTGGTAACATTGAAGAACTTCTGCCCGTCCTGAGgagaagaaacaagaagaagagacaG gttGTGTACTTTGTGGTTGGAAACCTGAACACAGAAACGTACCCGGCTTCTGCAAACCTGCCAGCGTATGTGAGGGAGAACTACGGAGCTTATGGGGATTACAACATAGACCGCATCATCATCAGTTACCACGTGCAAACGCGCGTGGTGGAGACGTTGTACGTCACAGAGCACGACGGCGCCGCCTACGGGAGGTTTAGACACGACAGGACGTACGACATCAGCTCGGAGCTGGTCCGGACGCTGCAGAGCACGCAGCTGGACGTCTCCAACTTTCTCACCTGGATGGGTTACTATGGAGACACACAGATGGTCCCGAACACAGAAACAACCACTTATTACCCAGAATCCTCCGTGCAGACTTACAGTGGATACACAGCAAGTCGCCCGCAGAGCATCGAATTTAGATACTTTACATACGCAGAACACATCAACCGGAATTACTACAACTATCACCAGAATGTGCACGATGTTTACTACCTGGAGGGACTTGTGGACAGGAAGTACCACGGTGCGTGGCGTGAGACGCCAAGTTACTGGCCGTCCTGCTGGGAGAGTTATAAAAGAG CTTTTGAAGAAGCCAAGAAgagaggcggcggcggcggtggtggcCCCAGCTTCTTCAAGCTCCTCCTCGGCGCTGCTGTGCTCTACCTCGCAGCCAAATGTGTCAGCTGGTGTCTGAGAGGCTGCTGGGAGGACGACGGCCAGGAAGCCATCCTCCACAGGATCCCATGGAGGAGTCCGTGGAGTCCACAGAGGAGTCCATGTTTACAGCGTCCACACGTCATGCTGGACTATGTGTATTAG
- the LOC114434574 gene encoding CD209 antigen-like protein E: protein MDGQMKDEAAWTETDEQVYVNLQELTGTQSFSRQQGPQEPESVAGQETGSSSRMRAAALPPLALLGFLLLTAVIGLAVVYNRDFNQLSRQLANQTAERLQLLDRYRNLTDERDQLESSLTAAGSCPEGWRRFSCSCYFLSETLRSWQDSRQLCQQRGAELVIINSGKEMEFLKTLAEVFWIGLHQSSVGGSWIWPDGSSPKTTYWRPGQPYHYRTKRCAAFRAESWWRTSASWNSEDCYSYLNCVCEKDVF, encoded by the exons aTGGACGGACAAATGAAGGACGAAGCAGCTTGGACGGAGACAGACGAGCAGGTCTATGTGAACCTGCAGGAGCTGACTGGGACCCAGAGCTTCAGCCGACAGCAGGGGCCACAGGAGCCCG AGTCTGTGGCcggacaggaaacaggaagcagctcgCGCATGAGAGCGGCGGCTCTCCCCCCTCTGGCTCTGCTGGGTTTCCTCCTGCTGACCGCAGTCATCGGACTTGCAGTCGTGt ACAACAGAGACTTCAACCAGCTGAGCAGGCAGCTGGCCaatcagacagcagagaggctgcagctccTGGACAGGTACAGGAACCTGACTGATGAGAGGGACCAGTTAGAAAGCAGCCTGACCGCAGCTG GATCGTGTCCTGAGGGATGGAggaggttcagctgcagctgttactTCCTGTCTGAGACTCTGCGCTCCTGGCAGGACAGCAGACAGCTGTGCCAGCAGCGGGGGGCAGAGCTGGTCATCATCAACAGCGGGAAAGAGATG GAGTTCCTGAAAACGCTTGCAGAGGTGTTTTGGATCGGTCTCCATCAGTCGTCTGTTGGAGGATCCTGGATCTGGCCTGATGGAAGTTCACCAAAAACCAC GTACTGGCGGCCTGGACAGCCATATCACTACAGGACTAAGAGATGTGCAGCCTTCAGAGCTGAAAGCTGGTGGAGAACATCTGCATCATGGAACAGTGAGGACTGTTATTCATacctgaactgtgtgtgtgagaaagacgTGTTCTAA